The following are encoded together in the Acidimicrobiales bacterium genome:
- the argJ gene encoding bifunctional glutamate N-acetyltransferase/amino-acid acetyltransferase ArgJ, translated as MTAPAGFVAAGIAAGIKSGGAPDLSLVATDDGRPVPAAAVFTQNQMTAAPVVTTRDHLEVSSGRAAGVVLNSGNANAATGASGRQHAERMCANTASGLGCEPTEVLVCSTGLIGIPLPIDTIEAGLPALVAARAPGADGGLAAADAILTTDTVRKLSVARGDGFVVGGMAKGAAMLAPNMATMLAVLTTDAEADPSQLHDALTDAMAVSFNALSVDGCTSTNDTVILMASGRAGPVDPGALASAVAEVCADLALQMAGDAEGATKVVRLTVTGAASDDEAAAGARKTAESQLVKCSWYGQDPYWGRIASELGSAGIAFDPDAITISYGPHQVAAGGVTVAHDHDALSAYMEQRHLEITADLGLGSGRATILTNDLTHAYIDENMGTS; from the coding sequence GTGACCGCACCAGCAGGCTTCGTCGCCGCCGGCATCGCCGCCGGCATCAAGTCCGGTGGAGCACCGGATCTCTCCCTCGTCGCCACCGACGACGGTCGGCCGGTTCCGGCTGCCGCCGTCTTCACCCAGAACCAGATGACCGCCGCGCCGGTCGTCACCACTCGCGACCATCTGGAGGTCAGCAGCGGCCGGGCTGCCGGGGTGGTCCTCAACAGCGGGAACGCCAACGCCGCCACCGGGGCCAGCGGCCGCCAGCATGCCGAGCGGATGTGCGCGAACACCGCCTCCGGGCTCGGGTGCGAGCCGACCGAAGTGCTGGTGTGCAGCACCGGGCTCATCGGCATCCCCCTTCCGATCGACACCATCGAGGCCGGCCTTCCCGCGCTGGTCGCCGCCAGGGCCCCGGGTGCCGACGGCGGGCTGGCCGCGGCCGATGCCATCCTCACCACCGATACCGTTCGCAAGCTCTCGGTGGCCCGCGGCGACGGCTTCGTGGTCGGAGGCATGGCCAAGGGCGCGGCCATGCTCGCCCCCAACATGGCCACCATGCTGGCGGTGCTCACCACCGACGCCGAGGCCGACCCCTCCCAGCTCCACGACGCACTCACCGACGCCATGGCCGTGTCGTTCAACGCGTTGAGCGTCGACGGCTGCACCTCGACCAACGACACCGTCATCCTCATGGCCAGCGGCCGCGCCGGCCCGGTCGACCCCGGCGCGCTCGCCTCGGCGGTGGCCGAGGTGTGCGCCGACCTGGCGTTGCAGATGGCCGGCGACGCCGAGGGGGCCACCAAGGTGGTTCGCCTCACCGTCACCGGTGCGGCCTCGGACGACGAGGCCGCCGCCGGGGCCCGCAAGACCGCCGAGAGCCAGCTCGTCAAGTGCTCCTGGTACGGCCAGGACCCGTACTGGGGTCGCATCGCCAGCGAACTGGGCAGCGCCGGCATCGCGTTCGATCCCGACGCCATCACGATCAGCTACGGCCCGCACCAGGTCGCCGCCGGAGGGGTGACCGTCGCCCACGACCACGACGCTCTGAGCGCATACATGGAGCAACGCCACCTGGAGATCACCGCCGACCTGGGTCTTGGCTCGGGCCGGGCGACGATCCTCACCAACGACCTCACCCACGCCTACATCGACGAGAACATGGGCACCTCATGA
- a CDS encoding NUDIX hydrolase: MSPWLSHADPDLASSDDLAVARAIVDSSLASDPEVHHHRQRMLDFIDAHPDALHRTCLDGHLTGSALVVDEATEQILVLFHRKLQRWLQPGGHADGDANLAAVALREATEETGIDGLRIDPVPIDLDIHRVAPPGEPAHDHLDARYLVVAPSHAAATRNHESEALRWVGRDELGSLDVDAGMMRMARAGIERLRLWRGHDGAAVMRSPTEG; this comes from the coding sequence ATGAGCCCGTGGCTCTCGCACGCCGACCCAGACCTGGCGTCGAGCGACGACCTGGCCGTCGCCCGGGCGATCGTCGATTCATCGCTGGCATCCGATCCCGAGGTGCACCATCATCGGCAACGGATGCTCGACTTCATCGATGCCCATCCGGATGCGCTCCATCGCACGTGCCTCGACGGCCACCTCACCGGCTCGGCCCTTGTGGTCGACGAGGCCACCGAGCAGATCCTGGTGCTGTTCCACCGCAAACTCCAGCGCTGGTTGCAGCCCGGCGGGCACGCCGACGGCGACGCCAACCTCGCCGCCGTCGCGCTGCGCGAGGCCACCGAGGAGACCGGCATCGACGGGTTGCGCATCGACCCGGTGCCGATCGACCTCGACATCCACCGGGTCGCCCCGCCGGGCGAACCGGCACACGACCACCTCGATGCCCGGTACCTGGTCGTCGCCCCGTCCCACGCGGCGGCGACGCGAAACCACGAGTCGGAGGCGCTCCGATGGGTGGGCCGCGATGAGTTGGGGTCCCTCGACGTCGATGCGGGGATGATGCGCATGGCCCGAGCGGGGATCGAGCGACTGCGTCTGTGGCGCGGCCATGATGGTGCTGCCGTGATGAGGTCGCCGACGGAAGGATGA
- the argR gene encoding arginine repressor: protein MTETRLSKNQRQHRIANLLETNTVVSQSQLVELLGADGVVATQATVSRDLEDLGAVKVRVAGGEVAYAIPELPAEQHAPEDHLRRVLGDWVVEVDHSHNLVVLRTPPGSAHVVGSALDRSHLDGLLGTVAGDDTLLCVAAEVLGGERLSAILAGLAGLPLDRKD, encoded by the coding sequence ATGACCGAGACCCGTCTGTCGAAGAACCAGCGCCAGCACCGGATCGCCAACCTGCTCGAGACCAACACCGTGGTCAGCCAGTCACAGCTGGTCGAGCTGTTGGGTGCCGACGGGGTGGTGGCCACCCAGGCCACGGTCTCGCGCGACCTCGAGGACCTCGGTGCGGTCAAGGTGAGGGTCGCGGGGGGAGAGGTGGCCTATGCCATCCCCGAGCTGCCCGCCGAGCAGCACGCCCCTGAGGACCACCTCCGCCGGGTGCTGGGCGACTGGGTGGTCGAGGTCGACCACTCCCACAACCTGGTGGTGCTGCGCACCCCGCCCGGTTCGGCCCACGTCGTCGGCTCCGCGCTCGACCGGTCACACCTCGACGGGCTCCTCGGTACCGTGGCGGGCGACGACACCCTCCTCTGCGTGGCCGCCGAGGTTCTCGGCGGCGAGCGCCTGAGCGCCATCCTCGCGGGCCTGGCCGGCCTTCCCCTCGATCGAAAGGACTGA
- the argC gene encoding N-acetyl-gamma-glutamyl-phosphate reductase, producing MITFGIIGASGFTGAELLRLSAGHPQLDLAFATGDTQAGTRVADLYPSLGGAHPDLAFSEWDPSLLGGVDLVFLGLPHGASQAIVPQLLDDDIVVIDLAADFRLKDPTLYPVWYGEEHTAPHLLERFAYGLPELFRDDLVGARAVAVPGCYPTAASLALAPFVRDGLVATDGIIVDAASGVSGAGRPPKPNTTFCTVDENFAAYGLLEHRHTPEMDQVLGASVLFTPHLVPMNRGILATCYARPTEAMTTADAIGVLRNHYAAEPFVVVTDASPSTKATLGANTAQLTARVDPRTGWLIVIGAIDNLVKGASGQAIQCANLACGLDETTGLPLVALHP from the coding sequence GTGATCACATTCGGCATCATCGGGGCGTCGGGGTTCACCGGCGCCGAGCTCCTCCGGCTCAGCGCCGGCCATCCCCAGCTCGACCTGGCCTTCGCCACCGGCGACACCCAGGCCGGCACCCGGGTGGCCGACCTCTACCCGAGCCTGGGTGGCGCCCACCCCGACCTGGCCTTCAGCGAGTGGGATCCATCGCTGCTCGGCGGTGTCGACCTCGTGTTCCTCGGCTTGCCCCACGGGGCCTCACAGGCGATCGTGCCTCAGCTCCTCGATGACGACATCGTCGTCATCGACCTGGCGGCCGACTTCCGTCTGAAGGACCCGACGCTGTACCCGGTGTGGTACGGCGAGGAGCACACGGCCCCCCATCTGCTCGAGCGCTTCGCCTACGGCCTTCCCGAGCTGTTCCGCGACGATCTGGTCGGTGCCCGCGCGGTGGCGGTCCCGGGCTGCTATCCCACCGCGGCCAGCCTCGCCCTGGCGCCGTTCGTGCGCGACGGGCTGGTCGCCACCGACGGGATCATCGTGGACGCGGCGAGCGGTGTCTCCGGGGCCGGTCGCCCACCCAAGCCCAACACCACCTTCTGCACCGTCGACGAGAACTTCGCCGCCTACGGACTGCTCGAGCACCGCCACACCCCCGAGATGGACCAGGTCCTCGGCGCCTCGGTGCTGTTCACCCCGCACCTGGTGCCCATGAACCGGGGCATCCTGGCGACCTGCTACGCCCGGCCCACCGAGGCGATGACCACCGCCGACGCCATCGGTGTGCTCCGCAACCACTACGCCGCCGAACCGTTCGTGGTGGTCACCGATGCCTCGCCGTCGACCAAGGCCACCCTCGGTGCCAACACCGCCCAGCTCACCGCCAGGGTCGACCCCCGCACCGGCTGGCTGATCGTCATCGGCGCCATCGACAACCTGGTCAAGGGAGCATCGGGACAGGCGATCCAGTGCGCCAACCTGGCCTGCGGGCTCGACGAGACCACCGGATTGCCGCTCGTGGCACTCCACCCCTGA
- a CDS encoding DNA-3-methyladenine glycosylase — MSELSTAHVIEREQLAGPATEIAPSLLGTILVAGALAGRIVEVEAYMGADDPASHAHRGQTARNATMFGPAGHLYVYFTYGMHWCANVVTGEEGVASAVLLRALAPITGVEEMRWARPRARTERDLCSGPAKLTQALGIDGAHDGLDLCDRRSSVRIVDDGWESDVAPAACPRVGISVATEHPWRWCLPGDPNLSKPVPRAVARR; from the coding sequence GTGTCGGAGCTCTCGACCGCCCATGTGATCGAGCGCGAGCAGCTCGCCGGCCCGGCGACCGAGATCGCTCCATCGCTCCTCGGCACGATCCTCGTGGCCGGAGCGCTCGCCGGCCGCATCGTCGAGGTCGAGGCGTACATGGGCGCCGACGATCCGGCGAGCCACGCACACCGGGGCCAGACAGCTCGCAACGCCACGATGTTCGGGCCGGCCGGACACCTCTACGTGTATTTCACCTACGGCATGCACTGGTGCGCCAACGTGGTCACCGGTGAGGAGGGGGTGGCCAGCGCGGTGCTGCTGCGCGCGCTGGCGCCGATCACCGGCGTGGAGGAGATGCGCTGGGCCCGTCCACGGGCCCGCACCGAGCGCGATCTCTGCAGCGGCCCCGCCAAGCTGACCCAGGCCCTCGGCATCGACGGTGCGCACGACGGCCTCGACCTCTGCGACCGGCGCTCGTCGGTTCGCATCGTCGACGACGGGTGGGAGTCCGATGTCGCTCCGGCGGCTTGCCCTCGGGTCGGCATCTCGGTCGCCACCGAACATCCGTGGCGGTGGTGCCTGCCCGGCGACCCGAACCTCTCCAAGCCCGTGCCCCGAGCGGTGGCTCGCCGGTGA
- the argB gene encoding acetylglutamate kinase, with the protein MTTTPRSTLPAGTKAEILLEALPYIRQFRDKVVVVKYGGNAMVDADLARAFAEDLVLMRSVGMLPVVVHGGGPQIGELMDRLGKKPEFRDGLRVTDAETLDIARMVLVGKVNRDIVSSINVHGPIAVGLSGEDAGLLLASARNPDLGFVGDVEAVNPGIILRLLAEGLVPVVSTIGADVAGQAYNINADTVAGAIAVALGAEKVVYLTDVEGLLADVDDPHSLIRRATPETLAELLDAGTLWGGMIPKVAACIHAATHGVHSAHMINGTTPHVLLLEIFTDEGIGTMVSRHPPVGEPQADEEVQP; encoded by the coding sequence ATGACGACGACACCGCGCTCGACGCTGCCGGCCGGCACCAAGGCCGAGATCCTGCTCGAGGCCCTGCCCTACATCCGCCAGTTCCGCGACAAGGTCGTGGTCGTGAAGTACGGCGGCAACGCCATGGTCGATGCCGACCTGGCGCGAGCCTTCGCCGAGGACCTGGTCCTGATGCGTTCGGTCGGCATGCTGCCGGTGGTGGTCCACGGGGGTGGTCCCCAGATCGGCGAACTCATGGATCGGCTCGGAAAGAAGCCCGAGTTCCGCGACGGGTTGCGGGTCACCGACGCCGAGACCCTCGACATCGCCCGCATGGTGTTGGTCGGAAAGGTCAATCGCGACATCGTCTCGTCGATCAACGTGCACGGGCCCATCGCGGTCGGGTTGTCGGGAGAGGATGCCGGGCTCCTTCTGGCCAGCGCCCGCAACCCCGATCTCGGCTTCGTCGGCGACGTCGAGGCGGTCAATCCCGGCATCATCCTGCGTCTCCTCGCCGAGGGACTGGTCCCGGTGGTGTCCACCATCGGTGCCGATGTCGCCGGGCAGGCCTACAACATCAACGCCGACACCGTGGCGGGAGCCATCGCGGTGGCGCTCGGCGCCGAGAAGGTGGTCTACCTCACCGACGTCGAGGGCCTCCTCGCCGACGTGGACGATCCCCACAGCCTGATCCGGCGTGCCACCCCCGAGACCCTCGCCGAGCTGCTCGACGCCGGCACGTTGTGGGGCGGCATGATCCCGAAGGTCGCGGCCTGCATCCACGCGGCCACCCACGGAGTCCACTCGGCCCACATGATCAACGGCACGACCCCGCACGTGCTGCTGCTCGAGATCTTCACCGACGAAGGGATCGGCACCATGGTGTCCCGCCACCCGCCCGTGGGCGAGCCCCAGGCCGACGAGGAGGTCCAACCATGA
- the argG gene encoding argininosuccinate synthase, whose translation MTSGSDARVLTSLPVGERVGLAFSGGLDTSVAVAWMREKGAVPYTYTADIGQPDEPDLEGVRGRAEAFGAEVARLIDCRHELVHEGLVALQCGAFHVTTAGRTYFNSTPLGRAVTGTMLVRAMQDDGVDVWGDGSTYKGNDIERFYRYGLMVNANLRIYKPWLDPTFVDELGGRAELSAWLAERDLPYRDSAEKAYSTDANIWGATHEAKDLEQLSVGIDIVEPLMGVRFWDESVRIDPEDVSVRFEAGWPVAINGESIEDRVELVQRANQIGGRHGLGMSDQIENRIIEAKSRGIYEGPGMALLHIAYERLITAIHNEATIENYRAMGRRLGRLMYEGRWFDPQALMLREPLQRWVGAAVTGEVVLRLRRGDDYSLVDTTGPGFSYEPDRLSMERSDSAFGPLDRIGQLTMRNLDIDDSRSKLGIYRAAGSLADAADLHVLGPEAGS comes from the coding sequence GTGACCTCGGGGTCCGATGCACGCGTGCTCACCTCCCTGCCCGTCGGTGAACGGGTCGGACTCGCCTTCTCCGGCGGGCTCGACACCTCCGTCGCGGTCGCCTGGATGCGGGAGAAGGGCGCCGTCCCCTACACCTACACCGCCGACATCGGCCAGCCCGACGAACCCGACCTCGAGGGCGTGCGCGGCCGGGCCGAGGCCTTCGGGGCCGAGGTCGCCCGGCTCATCGACTGCCGCCACGAACTGGTGCACGAGGGTCTGGTGGCGTTGCAGTGCGGCGCGTTCCACGTCACCACCGCGGGCCGCACCTACTTCAACAGCACCCCCCTCGGCCGGGCGGTCACCGGAACGATGCTGGTGCGCGCCATGCAGGACGACGGCGTCGACGTGTGGGGCGACGGCTCGACCTACAAGGGCAACGACATCGAGCGCTTCTACCGCTATGGGCTGATGGTCAACGCGAACCTGCGCATCTACAAGCCGTGGCTCGACCCGACCTTCGTCGACGAGCTCGGGGGACGGGCCGAGCTCAGTGCCTGGTTGGCCGAGCGCGACCTGCCATACCGCGACAGCGCCGAGAAGGCCTACTCCACCGATGCCAACATCTGGGGCGCCACCCATGAGGCCAAGGACCTCGAGCAACTGTCGGTCGGCATCGACATCGTCGAGCCGCTCATGGGCGTGCGGTTCTGGGACGAGTCGGTCCGGATCGACCCCGAGGACGTCTCCGTGCGGTTCGAGGCCGGTTGGCCGGTGGCCATCAACGGCGAGTCCATCGAGGATCGTGTCGAGCTGGTGCAGCGGGCCAACCAGATCGGTGGCCGGCACGGACTCGGCATGAGCGACCAGATCGAGAACCGCATCATCGAGGCCAAGAGCCGCGGCATCTACGAGGGGCCGGGCATGGCGCTGCTGCACATCGCTTACGAGCGACTCATCACCGCCATCCACAACGAGGCGACGATCGAGAACTACCGCGCCATGGGTCGGCGCCTCGGCCGCCTGATGTACGAGGGTCGCTGGTTCGATCCCCAGGCGCTGATGTTGCGCGAGCCGCTGCAGCGGTGGGTCGGAGCCGCCGTCACCGGTGAGGTCGTGCTGCGGTTGCGTCGGGGCGACGACTACTCCCTCGTGGACACCACCGGTCCTGGGTTCTCCTACGAACCCGACCGGCTGTCGATGGAGCGCAGCGACAGCGCGTTCGGACCACTCGATCGCATCGGCCAGCTCACCATGCGCAACCTCGACATCGACGACTCCCGGAGCAAGCTGGGCATCTACCGTGCCGCGGGTTCGCTCGCCGATGCTGCCGATCTCCACGTGCTCGGCCCTGAGGCGGGATCGTGA
- a CDS encoding cytidylate kinase-like family protein, which translates to MQVVTISSSYGAGGSVIAPLVAERLGVSYLARAVAARDSQRIESEAREAAYTEEELERGLWQRMLNALAATPAPIELGGGTETTEHPDRALRAQAEQRLGEFAASGEGGVVLGWAAALVLPGAYRVRLDGPAERRLRRGAEIEGIDEDAARQRLERTDEVRRLYWRRLYQCDWRDPDHFHLWIDTTALSVETSVSLIVDASRG; encoded by the coding sequence ATGCAGGTCGTCACGATCTCTTCGAGCTACGGAGCCGGGGGCAGCGTCATCGCCCCGTTGGTGGCCGAGCGGCTCGGTGTGTCGTATCTCGCTCGGGCGGTGGCCGCCAGGGACAGCCAGCGCATCGAGAGCGAGGCTCGCGAGGCCGCCTACACCGAGGAGGAGCTCGAACGAGGCCTCTGGCAGCGGATGTTGAACGCGCTGGCCGCCACTCCGGCCCCGATCGAGCTGGGAGGTGGCACCGAGACGACCGAGCACCCCGACCGGGCGCTCCGGGCCCAAGCCGAGCAGCGACTCGGCGAGTTCGCCGCGTCGGGTGAAGGAGGCGTGGTGCTGGGCTGGGCGGCGGCGCTGGTGCTCCCCGGTGCCTACCGCGTGCGCCTCGACGGGCCCGCCGAACGTCGCCTTCGCCGTGGCGCCGAGATCGAGGGCATCGACGAGGACGCGGCGCGACAGAGGTTGGAACGCACCGATGAGGTGCGACGCCTGTACTGGCGTCGCCTCTACCAGTGCGACTGGCGCGACCCCGACCACTTCCACCTCTGGATCGACACGACCGCACTGTCGGTCGAGACCAGCGTGTCGCTGATCGTCGACGCCTCGCGGGGCTAG
- the argH gene encoding argininosuccinate lyase: MTLWHGRFGDGPAEELLAYTVSLPFDRRLAIDDIAGSRAHVKGLGHAGLLSDEEVDSILAALDTVADELSSGNFEFMASDEDIHTAVERRVTELAPAGAKLHTGRSRNDQVATDLRLFAKRELAAVAARVLSLQQTLVERAADAGDAYLPGYTHLQRAQPVLLAHHLLAHGWTLARDLDRLLATRARLDVSPLGAGALAGSSLPLDPAWVAEELGFAGVFTNSLDAVSDRDFVAEALFDLALLGVHLSRMGEEIVLWSSEEFGFAHLDDGYATGSSMLPQKKNPDIAELARGKSGRLIGHLTGLLATLKSLPLAYNRDLQEDKEPLFDAVDQIALGLSAVQGLMATTTFDHARMADAADAPTSAATDLAEHLVVGGTPFREAHAIVGGLVRESLNGDRSLADLVVAHPDLGPDAAALIGKGIGAQRRTTPGGGGPGPVAVQIEQFRGRLRLDEARVQATEA; this comes from the coding sequence GTGACGCTCTGGCACGGTCGGTTCGGTGATGGTCCCGCCGAGGAGCTGCTGGCCTACACGGTCAGCTTGCCCTTCGACCGTCGTCTCGCGATCGACGACATCGCCGGCTCCCGGGCCCATGTGAAGGGTCTCGGCCACGCCGGGTTGCTCAGCGACGAGGAGGTCGACTCGATCCTGGCGGCCCTCGACACGGTTGCCGACGAGTTGAGCAGCGGCAACTTCGAGTTCATGGCGAGCGACGAGGACATCCACACCGCGGTCGAACGGCGGGTCACCGAACTGGCACCGGCCGGAGCCAAGCTGCACACCGGGCGCAGCCGCAACGACCAGGTGGCCACCGATCTGCGGCTGTTCGCCAAGCGCGAGCTGGCCGCGGTCGCTGCGCGGGTGCTGAGCCTGCAACAGACCTTGGTAGAACGGGCCGCGGACGCAGGCGATGCCTATCTTCCCGGCTACACCCATCTGCAACGGGCTCAGCCGGTGCTGCTCGCCCACCACCTCCTGGCCCACGGCTGGACACTGGCCCGCGACCTCGACCGGCTCCTGGCCACCCGCGCTCGTCTCGATGTGTCACCGCTGGGAGCCGGGGCGCTGGCCGGTTCATCGCTACCGCTCGATCCTGCCTGGGTGGCCGAAGAGCTGGGGTTCGCCGGGGTGTTCACCAACTCGCTCGACGCGGTGAGCGACCGAGACTTCGTCGCCGAGGCCCTCTTCGATCTGGCGCTGTTGGGAGTGCACCTCTCCCGCATGGGAGAAGAGATCGTGCTCTGGTCGAGCGAGGAGTTCGGCTTCGCCCATCTCGACGACGGCTACGCCACCGGTTCGTCGATGCTGCCCCAGAAGAAGAACCCCGACATCGCCGAGCTCGCACGGGGCAAGTCCGGTCGCCTGATCGGTCACCTCACGGGGCTGCTCGCCACCCTCAAGAGCCTGCCGTTGGCCTACAACCGCGACCTGCAGGAGGACAAGGAGCCCCTGTTCGACGCCGTCGACCAGATCGCCCTGGGCCTGTCGGCGGTGCAGGGTCTCATGGCCACGACCACCTTCGACCACGCCCGCATGGCCGACGCGGCCGACGCCCCCACCTCGGCCGCGACCGACCTGGCCGAGCATCTCGTCGTCGGTGGCACGCCGTTCCGCGAGGCCCATGCCATCGTCGGGGGTCTGGTCCGCGAGTCGCTGAACGGCGACCGGTCGCTGGCCGATCTGGTGGTGGCCCACCCCGATCTGGGCCCCGACGCTGCCGCGCTCATCGGCAAGGGGATCGGTGCCCAGCGGCGGACCACCCCCGGCGGTGGTGGCCCCGGACCGGTCGCCGTCCAGATCGAGCAGTTCCGCGGACGCCTCCGCCTCGACGAGGCTCGGGTGCAGGCCACCGAAGCGTGA
- a CDS encoding ornithine carbamoyltransferase produces MRHLLEVDDLTSAELHAVLDRAEAPDADPVLGGKGMALLFEKPSARTRNSMELAIVALGGHPVTIRGEEVGFDVRETTEDITRTLACYHAAIGARVFEHFQVERMAAVGAVPIVNLLSDQAHPMQALADLLTIRQAVGRLDVTVTYVGDANNVARSLALAVALSGGRFRIAAPPGHRFDPATLDRIAAAGTTVEEHDRPEPAIDGADVVYTDVWTSMGQEAESEARLRAFEGFTITDTMLAAMADGGIFLHCLPAHRGEEAEAEVVDGPRSHIWHQATNRMHAARGLLWWLMEQTAT; encoded by the coding sequence ATGAGACACCTGCTCGAGGTCGACGACCTCACCAGCGCCGAGCTGCACGCGGTGCTCGACCGAGCCGAAGCCCCCGATGCCGACCCCGTGCTCGGCGGCAAGGGCATGGCGCTGCTGTTCGAGAAGCCGTCGGCGCGCACCCGCAACTCCATGGAGCTGGCGATCGTGGCGCTCGGCGGCCATCCGGTCACCATCAGGGGCGAGGAGGTCGGCTTCGACGTCCGTGAGACCACCGAGGACATCACCCGCACCCTCGCCTGCTACCACGCGGCCATCGGTGCCCGGGTGTTCGAGCACTTCCAGGTCGAGCGCATGGCGGCCGTGGGGGCGGTTCCGATCGTGAACCTCCTCTCCGACCAGGCCCATCCCATGCAGGCCCTGGCCGATCTGCTCACCATCCGCCAGGCCGTCGGCCGCCTCGATGTCACCGTCACCTACGTGGGCGATGCCAACAACGTGGCCCGTTCGCTCGCCCTCGCCGTGGCCTTGTCGGGTGGGCGGTTCCGCATCGCCGCCCCGCCGGGACACCGGTTCGATCCAGCGACCCTCGACCGCATCGCCGCCGCCGGCACGACCGTCGAGGAGCACGACCGACCCGAACCGGCGATCGACGGCGCCGACGTCGTCTACACCGACGTGTGGACCTCGATGGGCCAAGAAGCCGAGTCCGAGGCCCGCCTCCGGGCCTTCGAGGGCTTCACCATCACCGACACCATGCTCGCCGCGATGGCCGACGGAGGCATCTTCCTGCACTGCCTGCCCGCCCACCGGGGAGAGGAGGCCGAGGCCGAGGTCGTCGACGGTCCGCGCAGCCACATCTGGCATCAGGCGACGAACCGCATGCACGCGGCGCGTGGTCTGCTGTGGTGGCTCATGGAGCAGACCGCGACATGA
- a CDS encoding acetylornithine transaminase — translation MTDASAHAEAMGSSDLDRCPLMPTYGAPRIEFVRGEGSWLWDRDGNRYLDFLSGLAVTSLGHSHPAVAEALAEQARTLVHVSNLFGTEPGAEVAITLDRLLGGGGQVFFANSGAEANEAAIKLARKWGGHGRYQVISTYGSFHGRTLATLHATGQPGKWEAFQPLPEGFRHVAWHDLDAVEAAIDDTVAAVLVESVQGEGGVNPASADYLRGLRRICDERGVLLILDEVQTGLGRTGAWFGHQHAGIRPDVVTMAKALGNGVPISACWAIAGIAAAFEPGDHATTYGGQPLAAAAARAVLATMEAEDVPARATRAGAAITERVSTLPHVTGVRGRGLLLGVELDGPDAREVAGAALDAGLVVNGVTPTTLRLAPSLLVTDDEIDTAIDTLGTVLA, via the coding sequence ATGACCGACGCATCGGCCCATGCCGAGGCGATGGGCTCGTCCGACCTCGACCGCTGCCCGCTCATGCCCACCTACGGAGCACCGCGGATCGAGTTCGTCCGGGGTGAGGGGTCGTGGCTGTGGGATCGCGACGGCAACCGCTACCTCGACTTCCTCTCCGGCCTGGCGGTGACCTCGCTCGGCCACTCCCACCCCGCGGTGGCCGAGGCCCTCGCCGAGCAGGCCAGGACCCTCGTGCACGTCTCGAACCTCTTCGGCACCGAACCCGGTGCCGAGGTCGCCATCACCCTCGACCGACTGCTGGGCGGCGGCGGCCAGGTCTTCTTCGCCAACTCCGGGGCCGAGGCCAACGAGGCCGCCATCAAGCTGGCCCGCAAGTGGGGAGGTCACGGCCGCTACCAGGTCATCTCCACCTACGGCTCGTTCCACGGACGCACCCTCGCCACCCTCCACGCCACCGGCCAACCCGGCAAGTGGGAGGCGTTCCAACCGCTGCCGGAGGGTTTCCGCCACGTGGCCTGGCACGACCTCGACGCGGTGGAGGCCGCCATCGACGACACGGTGGCGGCCGTGCTGGTCGAGTCGGTCCAGGGCGAGGGCGGGGTCAACCCGGCCAGTGCCGACTACCTGCGCGGCCTTCGGCGGATCTGCGACGAGCGTGGAGTGCTGCTCATCCTCGACGAGGTCCAGACCGGACTCGGACGCACCGGAGCGTGGTTCGGCCACCAGCACGCCGGCATCCGACCCGACGTCGTCACCATGGCCAAGGCCCTCGGCAACGGCGTGCCCATCAGCGCCTGCTGGGCCATCGCCGGCATTGCCGCTGCCTTCGAACCGGGCGACCACGCCACCACCTACGGGGGCCAGCCACTGGCCGCCGCCGCCGCCAGGGCCGTCCTGGCGACGATGGAGGCCGAGGACGTGCCCGCCAGGGCGACCAGAGCGGGGGCCGCCATCACCGAGCGGGTGTCGACGCTTCCCCACGTCACGGGTGTGCGGGGGCGGGGGCTGCTCCTCGGCGTCGAGCTGGACGGACCCGACGCGCGCGAGGTGGCCGGGGCGGCGCTCGACGCGGGCCTGGTGGTCAACGGGGTCACCCCGACCACGTTGCGGCTGGCTCCCTCGCTGCTGGTCACCGACGACGAGATCGACACCGCCATCGACACGCTCGGGACGGTGCTGGCATGA